A part of Cannabis sativa cultivar Pink pepper isolate KNU-18-1 chromosome 6, ASM2916894v1, whole genome shotgun sequence genomic DNA contains:
- the LOC115725400 gene encoding LOW QUALITY PROTEIN: uncharacterized protein LOC115725400 (The sequence of the model RefSeq protein was modified relative to this genomic sequence to represent the inferred CDS: substituted 1 base at 1 genomic stop codon), which produces MSGRGKGGKGLGKGGAKRHRKVLRDNIQGITKPAIRRLARRGGVKRISGLIYEETRGVLKIFLENVIRDAVTYTEHARRKTVTAMDVVYALKRQGRTLYGFGGXRNLSFPEQIINNNNNSHKKNSNSFRDPKMSGRGKGGKGLGKGGAKRHRKVLRDNIQGITKPAIRRLARRGGVKRISGLIYEETRGVLKIFLENVIRDAVTYTEHARRKTVTAMDVVYALKRQGRTLYGFGG; this is translated from the exons ATGTCAGGAAGAGGAAAAGGAGGAAAGGGTTTGGGCAAGGGAGGAGCCAAGAGGCATCGCAAGGTTCTCAGGGACAACATCCAGGGCATCACCAAGCCCGCTATTCGCCGTTTGGCCAGACGTGGCGGCGTTAAGCGTATCAGCGGTCTCATCTACGAGGAGACCCGTGGCGTACTCAAGATCTTTCTAGAGAACGTCATCCGTGACGCCGTTACTTACACCGAGCATGCTCGCCGGAAGACTGTTACCGCCATGGACGTCGTCTATGCTTTGAAGAGACAAGGCCGTACTCTTTACGGATTCGGAGGCTAAAGGAATCTGTCT TTCCCCGAACAAATCATCAATAATAACAACAACTCTCACAAGAAGAACAGTAACAGTTTCAGAGATCCAAAAATGTCAGGAAGAGGAAAAGGAGGAAAGGGTTTAGGAAAGGGAGGAGCCAAGAGGCATCGGAAAGTTCTCAGGGACAACATCCAGGGCATCACCAAGCCGGCGATCCGCCGTCTGGCCAGACGTGGCGGCGTTAAACGTATAAGCGGTCTCATTTACGAGGAGACCCGCGGTGTCCTCAAGATCTTTCTAGAGAACGTTATCCGTGACGCCGTCACTTACACTGAGCACGCTCGCCGGAAGACTGTTACCGCCATGGACGTCGTCTATGCGTTGAAGAGACAAGGCCGTACTCTATACGGTTTTGGGGGCTGA
- the LOC115725571 gene encoding histone H4, giving the protein MSGRGKGGKGLGKGGAKRHRKVLRDNIQGITKPAIRRLARRGGVKRISGLIYEETRGVLKIFLENVIRDAVTYTEHARRKTVTAMDVVYALKRQGRTLYGFGG; this is encoded by the coding sequence ATGTCAGGAAGAGGAAAAGGAGGAAAGGGTTTGGGAAAGGGAGGAGCCAAGAGGCATCGCAAGGTTCTCAGGGATAACATCCAGGGAATCACCAAGCCGGCGATTCGCCGTTTGGCCAGACGTGGCGGCGTTAAGCGTATCAGCGGTCTCATCTACGAGGAGACTCGCGGTGTACTCAAGATCTTTCTTGAGAACGTTATCCGTGACGCCGTTACTTACACTGAGCACGCTCGCCGGAAGACTGTTACCGCCATGGACGTCGTCTATGCTTTGAAGAGACAAGGCCGTACTCTGTACGGATTCGGAGGTTGA
- the LOC115725396 gene encoding uncharacterized protein LOC115725396, translated as MSGRGKGGKGLGKGGAKRHRKVLRDNIQGITKPAIRRLARRGGVKRISGLIYEETRGVLKIFLENVIRDAVTYTEHARRKTVTAMDVVYALKRQGRTLYGFGELENIEAVNVFASQQVWVDQDDRFFKKLLGLRLLDVVDRGGGKAIGQGTLVTTRRRDGFNDKCERRGELWLGLPVVFVKGGPISGRTVEWGRHRRLSGGGLWSGLGLNLEQQLKLIHHSTEKSCRERKEPKMSGRGKGGKGLGKGGAKRHRKVLRDNIQGITKPAIRRLARRGGVKRISGLIYEETRGVLKIFLENVIRDAVTYTEHARRKTVTAMDVVYALKRQGRTLYGFGG; from the exons ATGTCAGGAAGAGGCAAAGGAGGAAAGGGTTTGGGAAAGGGAGGAGCAAAGAGGCATCGCAAGGTTCTCCGGGACAACATCCAAGGGATCACCAAGCCGGCGATCCGCCGTTTGGCCAGGCGTGGCGGTGTTAAGCGTATCAGCGGTCTCATCTACGAGGAGACACGTGGCGTACTCAAGATCTTTCTAGAGAACGTCATCCGTGACGCCGTTACCTACACCGAGCACGCTCGCCGGAAGACCGTCACCGCCATGGACGTCGTCTATGCTTTGAAAAGACAAGGCCGAACTCTTTACGGTTTTGGAG AATTGGAAAACATTGAAGCT GTCAACGTGTTTGCAAGTCAACAAGTTTGGGTTGACCAGGACGAccggttttttaaaaaattacttggGCTCCGGTTGTTGGATGTCGTGGATCGAGGAGGAGGAAAGGCTATTGGACAAGGCACACTAGTGACAACAAGGAGGAGAGATGGCTTCAACGACAAGTGTGAAAGGAGAGGCGAGCTCTGGTTGGGGCTTCCGGTCGTCTTCGTCAAGGGAGGGCCGATCTCGGGTAGAACAGTTGAATGGGGCCGCCATCGTCGATTGAGCGGAGGGGGGCTTTGGTCTGGCTTAGGGCTTAATCTGG AACAACAACTAAAACTCATTCACCACTCCACAGAGAAAAGTTGCAGAGAAAGGAAGGAACCAAAAATGTCAGGAAGAGGCAAAGGTGGAAAGGGTTTGGGAAAGGGAGGAGCCAAGAGGCATCGCAAGGTCCTCAGAGACAACATCCAGGGCATCACCAAGCCCGCCATCCGCCGTTTGGCCAGACGTGGCGGAGTCAAGCGTATCAGCGGTCTCATCTACGAGGAGACTCGCGGTGTACTCAAGATCTTTCTAGAGAACGTCATCCGTGACGCCGTTACTTACACCGAGCACGCTCGCCGGAAGACCGTCACCGCCATGGACGTCGTCTATGCTTTAAAGAGACAAGGCCGTACTCTATACGGATTCGGAGGTTGA
- the LOC115725272 gene encoding NAC domain-containing protein 19-like codes for MNLPPGYVFAPSEEELIVDYLEKKVNGHSLPMHINEDNVYLYNPWQLIQKYPLQRFDEGCLYLFSPLHKLSEGGNKRPSRSAGDGHYRSSRCYPIISSEGNTIGYETHLKFYIGKPSNKDDDDNKTNWLLTEYRLMNKQPNNNNKTTLDECVLCKLYYNDQKEDEDDESRKRKRFTTSTTTEEDQKEEDNKNNDPLSLSQQQQQQLNINDDNQIDQHESNPPNPNPNPNLSVEEWESYFNITLDQHLEEEDDQDDDNDTLFFNQLNQADYPPQHYFDDPPYNLAPQQQLHNHNEIDNHIENLLQLLNDNCENENHNSNNNIIF; via the exons ATGAATCTACCACCTGGTTACGTGTTCGCACCGAGCGAAGAAGAGCTGATTGTTGATTATCTTGAAAAGAAGGTTAATGGACACTCATTACCAATGCACATCAATGAAGATAATGTCTACTTGTATAATCCATGGCAACTCATAC AAAAATATCCATTGCAGAGGTTCGATGAGGGTTGCTTATACTTATTTAGTCCGCTACATAAATTATCAGAAGGTGGAAACAAACGACCTTCTCGATCAGCTGGAGACGGACACTACAGAAGTTCGAGATGTTATCCAATAATCTCCTCTGAAGGCAACACAATTGGCTACGAAACACATCTAAAGTTTTATATCGGAAAACCATCTAATAAGGATGATGACGACAACAAAACTAATTGGCTTCTAACAGAGTATAGATTAATGAACAAACAaccaaacaacaacaacaagactACTCTTGATGAATGTGTTTTGTGCAAACTGTACTATAATGAtcaaaaagaagatgaagatgatgagAGTAGAAAACGAAAGAGATTTACTACATCTACAACAACAGAAGAAGATCAAAAAGAAGAAGACAACAAGAATAATGATCCTCTCTCTCtgtcacaacaacaacaacaacaactaaatattaatgatgataatcaaatagatcaacatgaatccAATCCTCCTAATCCTAATCCTAATCCTAATCTATCAGTAGAAGAATGGGAATCATATTTCAACATTACTCTAGATCAAcatttagaagaagaagatgatcaagatgatgataatgataCACTTTTCTTTAATCAGCTCAACCAAGCAGACTATCCACCGCAACACTACTTCGATGATCCACCATATAATCTTGCTCCACAACAACAACTACACAATCATAATGAAATTGACAATCATATCGAAAATCTTCTTCAACTTCTGAATGACAACTGTGAGAATGAGAACCACAACTCCAACAACAACATCATATTCTAA